One genomic window of Panulirus ornatus isolate Po-2019 chromosome 14, ASM3632096v1, whole genome shotgun sequence includes the following:
- the LOC139753244 gene encoding popeye domain-containing protein 1-like isoform X3 encodes MLVTNFSGNLVSPAATKVVTEASGGGQAEAARALLASFTLGTLYNDSGGLEADLSWAEGYNDSLQTYGGLNLTAANDTTLLPGRIVYCKEWSGATLTLFQVANFFCLLAFLVPHNFRMSALVMRVVLSVGILLFALWAGLDLCAVDILAWNLSFLLVNAGHVLYLTYSFWPPRVHKDLVDLYDKVFRPLKVNRQNFRHLVREATLLWLEPGEAYAQEDVSPADERLSILVSGKLRVTCDSTHLHYILPNQFIDSPEWEACADDSDELFQVSIVAEERSKYLCWTRPRLRHLLHLRPFLRAIIHNLVGKDITTKLYSLNEQLGVGTSTAEGVRGVGAQDVWRGVVQRSMSVDNVHTGTKGFVRSLAWRSSNRRTSTTYCESVNTGDPLLDLPPCRL; translated from the exons ATGCTGGTCACCAACTTCAGCGGCAACCTGGTGAGTCCGGCCGCGACCAAAGTGGTGACGGAGGCCAGCGGCGGAGGACAAGCGGAGGCGGCTCGGGCCCTGCTGGCCAGCTTCACCTTGGGCACCCTCTACAATGACTCGGGCGGCCTGGAGGCCGACCTCTCCTGGGCTGAAGGCTACAATGACTCCCTCCAGACCTACGGCGGCCTCAACCTGACGGCGGCCAACGACACGACCCTCCTGCCGGGCCGCATCGTCTACTGCAAGGAGTGGTCAGGGGCCACGCTCACGCTCTTCCAG GTGGCCAACTTCTTCTGCCTGCTGGCGTTCCTGGTGCCGCACAACTTCCGCATGTCAGCGCTGGTGATGCGGGTCGTGCTGAGTGTGGGTATCCTCCTCTTCGCCCTGTGGGCTGGCCTGGACCTGTGTGCCGTGGACATTCTGGCGTGGAACCTTAGTTTCCTCTTGGTCAACGCCGGCCACGTCCTCTACCTCACGTACAGTTTCTGGCCTCCGAGGGTCCACAAGGACCTCGTCGACCTCTACGACAAGGTCTTCCGGCCTCTGAAG GTGAACCGCCAGAATTTTCGTcacctggtgagggaggcgacGTTACTGTGGCTGGAGCCTGGCGAAGCCTACGCCCAGGAGGACGTGTCACCTGCTGACGAACGCCTCTCCATCCTCGTCTCCGGCAA GCTGCGCGTGACCTGCGATtcgacgcatcttcactacatcctgccCAACCAGTTCATTGACTCGCCGGAGTGGGAGGCGTGCGCCGACGACTCCGATGAGCTGTTCCAG GTCAGCATCGTGGCCGAGGAGCGGAGCAAGTACCTGTGCTGGACGCGACCCCGCCTCCGACACCTCCTACACCTGCGGCCCTTCCTCAGGGCCATCATCCACAACCTTGTAG GTAAGGACATCACGACGAAGCTGTACTCGCTCAACGAGCAGCTAGGGGTAGGGACATCGACGGCGGAGGGCGTGCGTGGCGTCGGGGCCCAGGACGTGTGGAGGGGCGTGGTGCAGCGCTCCATGAGCGTGGACAACGTCCACACCGGCACGAAGGGCTTCGTCCGCTCCCTCGCCTGGAGGTCCTCCAACAGGAGGACCTCCACCACCTACTGTGAGAGTGTCA
- the LOC139753244 gene encoding popeye domain-containing protein 1-like isoform X2, giving the protein MLVTNFSGNLVSPAATKVVTEASGGGQAEAARALLASFTLGTLYNDSGGLEADLSWAEGYNDSLQTYGGLNLTAANDTTLLPGRIVYCKEWSGATLTLFQVANFFCLLAFLVPHNFRMSALVMRVVLSVGILLFALWAGLDLCAVDILAWNLSFLLVNAGHVLYLTYSFWPPRVHKDLVDLYDKVFRPLKVNRQNFRHLVREATLLWLEPGEAYAQEDVSPADERLSILVSGKLRVTCDSTHLHYILPNQFIDSPEWEACADDSDELFQVSIVAEERSKYLCWTRPRLRHLLHLRPFLRAIIHNLVGKDITTKLYSLNEQLGVGTSTAEGVRGVGAQDVWRGVVQRSMSVDNVHTGTKGFVRSLAWRSSNRRTSTTYCESVSSMVYRIREAVCRYVALRAASCNVICGTRDL; this is encoded by the exons ATGCTGGTCACCAACTTCAGCGGCAACCTGGTGAGTCCGGCCGCGACCAAAGTGGTGACGGAGGCCAGCGGCGGAGGACAAGCGGAGGCGGCTCGGGCCCTGCTGGCCAGCTTCACCTTGGGCACCCTCTACAATGACTCGGGCGGCCTGGAGGCCGACCTCTCCTGGGCTGAAGGCTACAATGACTCCCTCCAGACCTACGGCGGCCTCAACCTGACGGCGGCCAACGACACGACCCTCCTGCCGGGCCGCATCGTCTACTGCAAGGAGTGGTCAGGGGCCACGCTCACGCTCTTCCAG GTGGCCAACTTCTTCTGCCTGCTGGCGTTCCTGGTGCCGCACAACTTCCGCATGTCAGCGCTGGTGATGCGGGTCGTGCTGAGTGTGGGTATCCTCCTCTTCGCCCTGTGGGCTGGCCTGGACCTGTGTGCCGTGGACATTCTGGCGTGGAACCTTAGTTTCCTCTTGGTCAACGCCGGCCACGTCCTCTACCTCACGTACAGTTTCTGGCCTCCGAGGGTCCACAAGGACCTCGTCGACCTCTACGACAAGGTCTTCCGGCCTCTGAAG GTGAACCGCCAGAATTTTCGTcacctggtgagggaggcgacGTTACTGTGGCTGGAGCCTGGCGAAGCCTACGCCCAGGAGGACGTGTCACCTGCTGACGAACGCCTCTCCATCCTCGTCTCCGGCAA GCTGCGCGTGACCTGCGATtcgacgcatcttcactacatcctgccCAACCAGTTCATTGACTCGCCGGAGTGGGAGGCGTGCGCCGACGACTCCGATGAGCTGTTCCAG GTCAGCATCGTGGCCGAGGAGCGGAGCAAGTACCTGTGCTGGACGCGACCCCGCCTCCGACACCTCCTACACCTGCGGCCCTTCCTCAGGGCCATCATCCACAACCTTGTAG GTAAGGACATCACGACGAAGCTGTACTCGCTCAACGAGCAGCTAGGGGTAGGGACATCGACGGCGGAGGGCGTGCGTGGCGTCGGGGCCCAGGACGTGTGGAGGGGCGTGGTGCAGCGCTCCATGAGCGTGGACAACGTCCACACCGGCACGAAGGGCTTCGTCCGCTCCCTCGCCTGGAGGTCCTCCAACAGGAGGACCTCCACCACCTACTGTGAGAGTGTCA